A region of Rattus rattus isolate New Zealand chromosome 7, Rrattus_CSIRO_v1, whole genome shotgun sequence DNA encodes the following proteins:
- the Nkx2-8 gene encoding homeobox protein Nkx-2.8 yields MATSGRLGFTVRSLLNLPEQDAQPRVRCEQQTCVPQTAAWLESERSHYPSSDESGLETSPADSSQLASPGRASPGSDAEKRRKRRVLFSKAQTLELERRFRQQRYLSAPEREQLARLLRLTPTQVKIWFQNHRYKLKRGRAPGVTESSDVTASADLHAAPGLLRRVVVPVLVHDRSPCNGRGEGTAAVPQDKCSARLATACPVQGYTAFGPGSALGLFPAYQHLAPPALVSWNW; encoded by the exons ATGGCCACCTCTGGACGCCTCGGCTTCACCGTGCGAAGCCTCCTGAATTTACCCGAACAGGATGCGCAGCCCAGGGTGAGGTGCGAGCAACAGACGTGCGTTCCTCAGACCGCCGCCTGGCTGGAGTCGGAGCGCAGCCACTACCCGT CCTCTGATGAAAGCGGCCTGGAGACTAGCCCTGCAGACTCGTCGCAGCTGGCTTCCCCCGGGCGGGCGTCCCCTGGCTCCGAcgcagagaagaggaggaagcggCGGGTGCTGTTCTCCAAGGCCCAGACTTTGGAGTTGGAGCGGCGCTTTCGGCAGCAGCGGTACCTGTCGGCGCCCGAGCGGGAACAGCTGGCTCGACTTCTGCGCCTCACGCCCACGCAGGTCAAGATCTGGTTCCAGAACCACCGCTACAAGCTGAAGCGTGGGCGAGCGCCAGGGGTCACAGAATCTTCGGATGTGACAGCATCAGCTGATCTGCACGCCGCTCCCGGCCTGCTGCGCCGCGTAGTGGTACCCGTGCTGGTTCACGACCGATCACCGTGCAATGGCAGGGGTGAGGGGACCGCTGCGGTGCCCCAGGACAAGTGCAGCGCACGCCTGGCCACTGCGTGCCCAGTGCAAGGTTACACTGCCTTCGGACCGGGCTCAGCGTTAGGCCTCTTCCCTGCCTACCAGCACTTAGCACCACCAGCTctggtctcctggaactggtga